In one window of Chloroflexota bacterium DNA:
- a CDS encoding NADH-quinone oxidoreductase subunit M, protein MDGFLLLSLILIPAVATGAILLLPGSKPHIIRWVSVAFSALGLFVSILAFAGYDYGKGGYQFQEQWEWMRSLGISFHLGIDGISAPMVLLTGIVFFTGAVVSWSIKERLKEYFILFMVLVTGVYGTFVSLDLFFLFFFYELAVLPMYLLIAVWGSTRKEYGALKLTLFLVAGSILVWVALVAIYAEANIGSFDLLKLQDVEFAKDFQRNFFPLLMIGFGVLAGLWPFHTWSPDGHVAAPTAVSMLHAGVLMKLGAYGIIRVGLTLFPDGADSWQTAFIVLATVNVVYGAFAAMTQKDLKFVIGYSSVGHMGLVLMGIATMDKVGMSGAVLQMFSHGIMTALFFALVGILYEQSHTRDISVFQGLSKRMGLVAAFFIVAGLASLGLPGTSGFVAEFLVFAGAFKTYPVAGVLGIIAAMLTAVYILRLVAKVFYGPLAKSWERLRDADLRERFAAGTLVAVLIIVGVMPSPLMKVINSGVDTLVDRLSAGL, encoded by the coding sequence CTGGACGGCTTCTTGCTTCTCTCTCTCATTCTTATCCCCGCCGTCGCGACGGGTGCGATTCTGCTGTTGCCCGGCTCCAAGCCGCACATCATCCGGTGGGTCTCCGTCGCCTTCAGCGCGCTGGGACTCTTCGTCTCTATCCTCGCCTTCGCCGGCTATGACTACGGCAAAGGCGGCTACCAGTTTCAAGAGCAATGGGAGTGGATGCGGAGTCTCGGCATCTCCTTCCACCTGGGCATAGACGGCATCTCCGCGCCCATGGTGCTCCTCACGGGCATCGTCTTTTTCACGGGCGCCGTTGTCTCCTGGAGCATCAAGGAGCGCCTCAAGGAGTATTTCATCCTCTTCATGGTGCTCGTCACGGGGGTCTACGGCACCTTCGTCTCCCTTGATCTTTTCTTCCTCTTCTTCTTCTATGAGCTGGCCGTCCTACCGATGTACCTCCTCATCGCCGTCTGGGGCAGCACGCGCAAGGAGTACGGCGCTCTCAAGCTGACGCTGTTCCTGGTGGCGGGCAGCATCCTTGTCTGGGTCGCCCTCGTCGCCATTTACGCCGAGGCGAACATCGGCAGCTTCGACTTGCTCAAGCTGCAAGACGTGGAGTTCGCGAAGGACTTCCAGCGGAACTTCTTCCCGCTCCTTATGATCGGCTTCGGCGTCCTCGCGGGCCTCTGGCCATTCCACACCTGGTCGCCGGATGGCCACGTCGCCGCGCCCACCGCCGTCAGCATGCTCCACGCGGGCGTCCTTATGAAACTGGGGGCCTACGGCATCATCCGCGTCGGCCTCACGCTCTTTCCTGACGGCGCCGACTCCTGGCAGACCGCCTTCATCGTCCTCGCCACCGTCAACGTCGTCTATGGGGCGTTCGCCGCCATGACGCAGAAGGACCTCAAGTTCGTCATCGGCTATTCCAGCGTCGGCCACATGGGGTTGGTGCTCATGGGCATCGCCACCATGGACAAGGTCGGCATGAGCGGCGCGGTCTTGCAGATGTTCTCCCACGGCATCATGACGGCTCTCTTCTTCGCCCTTGTCGGCATCCTCTATGAGCAGTCCCACACCAGGGATATAAGTGTCTTTCAAGGCCTCTCCAAGCGCATGGGGCTTGTGGCCGCCTTCTTCATCGTCGCGGGCCTTGCCTCCCTCGGTCTGCCCGGCACCAGCGGCTTCGTCGCCGAGTTCCTTGTCTTCGCCGGGGCCTTCAAGACCTATCCGGTCGCAGGCGTCCTCGGCATCATCGCCGCCATGCTCACCGCCGTCTACATCCTGCGCCTGGTAGCCAAGGTCTTCTATGGCCCTCTGGCAAAGTCCTGGGAGAGGCTGCGCGATGCCGACCTTCGCGAGCGCTTCGCGGCCGGAACGCTGGTCGCCGTCCTCATCATCGTCGGCGTGATGCCCTCGCCCCTTATGAAGGTCATCAACAGCGGCGTGGATACCCTGGTTGATCGGTTGAGCGCAGGCCTATGA
- the nuoL gene encoding NADH-quinone oxidoreductase subunit L, with protein sequence MSLGMEWAWLLPAVCAGACGLVVLCGRRLPNQGAWIAIAAIAAAFALFWPVTSDLVSNGPSSFSRVWFDAGETRLRLGMTIDQLTIVMLGLVTSVALAVQVFSLGYMKGDPRIGWYFSAHSLFAAAMLALVLADNLLVFYVAWELVGLCSYLLIGFWYEKHSAAEAAKKAFVTTRIADVALLAGILTLYKVTGTLELSAIFEMAHAGEISHTAMNLSATLIFIGAMGKSAQVPFHVWLPDAMEGPTPVSALIHAATMVAAGVYLVARMAPLLELTPGVVDLIAYIGLATAIVGAVLAFVQNDLKKVLAYSTISQLGFMMLAMGSFGFTAGIFHLLTHGFFKALLFLGAGSIIHAMHEEQDIRKMGGLGNRLPVTYLTFAFAALTLIGIFPLSGFWSKDEAMFAILEHRGTLWFSAALVAVGMTGLYVVRMVALVFWGEARSDMAWHAHESPIVMVVPMVGLLVPAVGLGMLAIPYGDYEGFGSFLFFPPEGPHEFKFHAIVFSTSLAVAFSAAIVGRILFYAPSGLPLSYVQARLPTFYRLLEEKLYFDRFYQWLVDRVVLVFSSIIARFDRRVVNDIGVNGPGQVTVWGGKLLRYHETGVVSAYVWTIAATAMAIILIVITTT encoded by the coding sequence GTGTCGCTAGGGATGGAATGGGCCTGGCTCTTGCCTGCCGTCTGCGCCGGCGCGTGCGGCCTGGTTGTCCTGTGCGGCAGGCGTCTGCCGAACCAGGGCGCGTGGATCGCCATCGCTGCCATCGCCGCCGCCTTCGCCCTCTTTTGGCCTGTGACGTCCGACCTGGTAAGCAACGGGCCGTCCAGCTTCTCCCGCGTCTGGTTCGATGCCGGGGAGACGCGCCTGCGCCTGGGCATGACGATTGACCAGCTCACCATCGTGATGCTGGGCCTGGTGACCTCAGTCGCCCTGGCCGTGCAAGTCTTCTCCCTGGGCTATATGAAGGGCGACCCGCGCATCGGCTGGTACTTCTCCGCCCACTCCCTCTTCGCCGCCGCCATGCTCGCCCTCGTCTTGGCGGACAACCTCCTCGTCTTCTACGTCGCCTGGGAACTGGTGGGCCTCTGCTCCTATCTCCTCATCGGCTTCTGGTATGAGAAGCACTCGGCGGCGGAGGCGGCCAAGAAGGCCTTCGTCACCACGCGCATCGCCGATGTGGCCCTCCTGGCGGGCATCCTCACGCTCTACAAGGTGACGGGCACCTTAGAGCTATCGGCTATCTTTGAGATGGCGCACGCGGGGGAGATCAGCCATACGGCGATGAACCTCTCCGCAACCCTTATCTTCATCGGCGCGATGGGCAAGTCGGCACAGGTTCCCTTCCACGTCTGGCTCCCTGATGCCATGGAGGGCCCCACGCCGGTCAGCGCCCTCATCCACGCCGCCACGATGGTGGCCGCGGGCGTCTACCTCGTTGCGCGGATGGCGCCGCTGCTGGAGCTGACGCCCGGGGTCGTGGACCTCATCGCGTACATCGGGCTTGCCACCGCCATCGTCGGCGCGGTGCTTGCTTTCGTCCAGAACGACCTCAAAAAGGTTCTGGCCTATTCCACCATCAGCCAGCTCGGCTTCATGATGCTGGCGATGGGCTCCTTCGGCTTCACAGCCGGCATCTTCCATCTCCTCACCCACGGTTTCTTCAAGGCCCTTCTCTTCCTCGGCGCAGGGAGCATCATCCACGCGATGCACGAAGAGCAGGACATACGGAAGATGGGCGGCCTCGGGAACCGTTTGCCGGTGACCTATCTCACCTTCGCCTTCGCCGCGCTCACCCTTATCGGCATCTTTCCCTTGAGCGGCTTTTGGAGCAAGGACGAGGCGATGTTCGCCATCCTTGAGCATCGGGGGACCTTGTGGTTCTCAGCCGCCCTCGTGGCCGTGGGCATGACGGGCCTTTACGTTGTGCGGATGGTGGCCCTTGTCTTCTGGGGCGAAGCGCGCTCGGATATGGCGTGGCACGCCCACGAATCGCCGATCGTGATGGTAGTGCCGATGGTCGGCCTTCTGGTCCCGGCGGTGGGCCTTGGCATGCTGGCGATCCCGTATGGCGATTACGAGGGTTTCGGTTCCTTCCTCTTCTTCCCTCCCGAGGGTCCGCACGAGTTCAAGTTCCACGCCATCGTCTTCTCCACCTCTCTTGCCGTCGCCTTCTCCGCCGCCATCGTGGGGCGCATCCTCTTCTATGCCCCCTCAGGCTTGCCTCTCTCCTACGTGCAGGCGCGCCTGCCGACCTTCTACCGACTGTTGGAGGAGAAGCTCTATTTCGATCGGTTCTACCAGTGGTTGGTTGACCGTGTGGTGCTCGTCTTCTCGTCCATCATCGCCAGATTCGATAGGCGCGTGGTCAACGATATCGGCGTCAACGGCCCGGGCCAAGTGACCGTCTGGGGCGGGAAGCTTCTTCGCTATCACGAAACGGGCGTTGTCTCCGCCTATGTCTGGACCATCGCCGCCACCGCCATGGCCATCATCCTGATCGTTATTACGACCACGTAA
- the nuoK gene encoding NADH-quinone oxidoreductase subunit NuoK: MIELEYVLAVSAILFCLGLYGVLARRNAIMILLSIELMLNAVNINLIAFAVYLSPEAMTGLIFAIFIITVAAAEVGLALAIVLRLFKSRASVNVDDVNLMKW, from the coding sequence ATGATCGAGCTCGAATACGTTCTGGCTGTCTCAGCCATCCTCTTTTGCCTCGGGCTGTATGGGGTGCTGGCGCGCCGCAACGCCATCATGATCCTCCTCTCCATCGAGCTGATGCTGAACGCCGTCAATATCAACCTCATCGCCTTTGCCGTCTATCTCTCTCCGGAGGCGATGACCGGGCTTATCTTCGCGATCTTCATCATCACCGTCGCCGCGGCGGAGGTCGGCCTGGCGCTCGCCATCGTCCTGCGGCTCTTCAAGAGCCGCGCCAGCGTCAACGTGGACGACGTCAATCTCATGAAATGGTGA
- a CDS encoding NADH-quinone oxidoreductase subunit J, whose product MVELAMFVVVSAIAVIGGIGTVISRSVVYASLFLLLSLLAVAGIYVLIFSPFLALVQVLIYGGAIIVVVLFALMLTRRGEPGESLDNRQKPMAAVTGLAALGVLLATVIANKWPASVDPQPAAFRDLSETLFSKWAIPFELASVLLLVALVGAIVMAKPGDQK is encoded by the coding sequence GTGGTCGAGCTGGCGATGTTCGTCGTCGTCTCCGCGATCGCCGTTATCGGCGGGATCGGGACCGTCATCTCCCGCAGCGTCGTCTACGCCTCGCTCTTCCTCCTGCTGAGCCTCCTCGCCGTCGCAGGTATCTATGTCCTCATCTTCTCGCCCTTCCTCGCCCTGGTGCAGGTCCTCATCTATGGCGGCGCCATCATCGTCGTCGTTCTCTTCGCTCTCATGCTCACCCGCCGCGGCGAGCCGGGCGAGAGCCTGGACAACCGCCAGAAGCCCATGGCGGCGGTCACGGGACTGGCTGCTCTCGGCGTCCTGCTCGCCACGGTCATCGCCAACAAGTGGCCCGCCTCCGTTGACCCTCAGCCCGCCGCCTTCCGCGACCTCAGCGAGACGCTCTTCAGCAAGTGGGCCATCCCCTTCGAGCTGGCCTCCGTCCTCCTCCTCGTCGCCCTGGTGGGCGCCATCGTCATGGCGAAGCCGGGGGACCAGAAATGA
- a CDS encoding 4Fe-4S dicluster domain-containing protein — protein MIGLLKSLGVTLKRTLRKPVTVQYPGEHITLSKRNLGFPVLLWDDNVDEPACTGCQVCMRYCPTECMTVTMKDNPLAKEGKSARKKIVDNFQIKMERCILCGICVEVCNFDAILMSDYHEEGDITRGGLIAKKEDLFRMGRDFQKRAGIVVGSAGDKKEEGA, from the coding sequence ATGATCGGCCTCCTCAAGTCCCTGGGCGTCACGTTGAAGCGCACCCTCCGCAAGCCCGTCACGGTGCAGTACCCCGGCGAGCACATCACCCTTTCCAAGCGCAATCTGGGCTTCCCCGTTCTTCTGTGGGATGACAACGTGGACGAGCCTGCCTGCACTGGCTGTCAGGTCTGCATGCGCTACTGCCCCACAGAGTGCATGACAGTCACGATGAAGGACAACCCCCTGGCGAAAGAGGGCAAGAGCGCCCGCAAGAAGATCGTGGACAACTTCCAGATCAAGATGGAGCGCTGCATCCTCTGCGGCATCTGCGTGGAGGTCTGCAACTTTGACGCTATCCTGATGTCCGATTATCACGAGGAGGGCGATATCACCCGGGGCGGCCTCATCGCCAAGAAGGAAGACCTCTTCCGCATGGGGCGGGACTTCCAGAAGCGCGCGGGCATCGTCGTCGGCAGCGCCGGGGACAAGAAAGAGGAGGGCGCGTAG